One window from the genome of Perca flavescens isolate YP-PL-M2 chromosome 17, PFLA_1.0, whole genome shotgun sequence encodes:
- the LOC114572420 gene encoding G-protein coupled receptor 4-like, translating into MEDVYVTDTSYYYNYDRREEFIIDVVTCIIISIGLPLTLVAIYCLHSLVRKDHVAPIYVINLLISDIIQFCCMIGFVAKPEVPGIDLIYVSSLMASVGFMVCIALERYLVVACPLWYRSRQTINISVGVCVLVWILSPVCLITLVFCFSLEFPVIILYILVLLPLLLLIFFLGGTIAALSASISVPADEKRRIVATLVLVLLIYTLLFLPRPILFLKEEFRFNFLPVLFNGFLRLSPLADLVLCVFMRKGAIDKILASVCCCRMDSNAFSSLTV; encoded by the exons ATGGAAGATGTTTACGTTACTGACACATCATACTATTATAACTATGACAGACGAGAAGAATTCATCATAGATGTTGTGACATGCATAATCATCAGTATTGGACTTCCTTTGACCCTCGTGGCCATCTATTGTCTTCATTCTCTG GTGCGAAAGGATCATGTCGCTCCGATCTACGTCATCAACCTTCTCATTTCTGACATCATTCAGTTCTGCTGCATGATCGGTTTTGTGGCAAAACCTGAGGTCCCGGGCATTGATTTGATTTACGTCTCTAGTCTGATGGCCAGTGTTGGCTTCATGGTGTGCATCGCCCTGGAAAG GTATTTGGTCGTCGCCTGCCCACTGTGGTACCGCTCCAGACAAACCATCAATATCTCCGTGGGGGTCTGTGTCCTGGTCTGGATCCTTTCTCCCGTCTGTCTCATCACTCtggttttctgtttttctttagaGTTCCCAGTCATCATCTTATACATATTAGTCCTCCTTCCCCTCCTACTGCTCATATTCTTCCTGGGTGGGACCATCGCAGCCCTGTCTGCTTCCATCTCAGTTCCCGCTGATGAAAAACGCCGAATTGTGGCAACATTGGTCCTGGTGCTGCTTatttacacactgctgttcCTGCCCAGACCCATATTGTTTCTGAAAGAGGAATTCAGATTTAACTTCCTCCCAGTCCTGTTTAATGGGTTTCTTAGGTTGAGTCCTCTTGCAGACTTAgttctgtgtgttttcatgaGGAAAGGGGCCATAGACAAGATTTTGGCCTCTGTGTGTTGTTGCAGAATGGACAGCAATGCTTTCAGCAGTTTAACAGTATGA